The following proteins are encoded in a genomic region of Magallana gigas chromosome 1, xbMagGiga1.1, whole genome shotgun sequence:
- the LOC136273614 gene encoding galactose-specific lectin nattectin-like — MNSEYLLNYTVVTWSVAQANCMIKGGKLAEIESPEENNYIMSLVMKLTENVWLGGTDQDKEGSWVWQSTKKPFSYSAWARDYNEPDNARNDQDCLCVYRPYGLYWSDSHCWKLFQYICERELFN, encoded by the exons ATGAACTCTGAGTACCTATTGAATTACACAGTTGTTACGTGGAGTGTGGCCCAG GCGAACTGTATGATCAAGGGAGGTAAATTAGCTGAAATTGAATCTCCTGAAGAAAACAATTATATCATGTCGCTTGTGATGAAGTTGACGG AGAACGTGTGGCTGGGAGGAACAGACCAGGACAAAGAAGGATCGTGGGTGTGGCAGTCAACCAAGAAACCATTCTCATACAGCGCGTGGGCTAGGGATTATAATGAGCCCGATAACGCTAGAAATGACCAGGATTGTTTATGTGTATATAGACCTTACGGATTATATTGGAGTGATTCTCATTGCTGGAAACTATTCCAGTACATTTGCGAAAGAGAACTGTTTAACTGA